AAGCTAAAGAAACACCCGAACATAAATTAAAATGAGTGCAAAAAACATACATTCTGAACCTTTTGATGGAGGAACAATAACAAAACTCGAAATATTTGAGGATTATGCTCAAGCTTGGATACCAACATTTTTACCACAAGCTCACTTTGGGGAGATTCATATATTTGACTTTTTTTCTGGACCAGGTTATGATTCAAATAATATAGCTGGAAGTCCAATTCGTCTTTTAACCAAAATAAATGAGCATTTAGGCAATATCTTAAGAACTAAAACTAAAATTGTTCTTCACTTCAATGAATTTGAGCCTAATAGAAAAGCACAGAATAAATTTGAACTACTAAAAAAGAATTGTGAAGATTTCATTTCACAAAATCCCAAATTTAAATATTTCCTTACTGTAAACTATTACAATGAAGATGCTGGAGATTTATTCTTCAAATTAATTCCAACAATTAAAGAATATCCGTCATTAGTCTATTTAGACCAAAACGGTGTGAAATTTATTTCCCAAGAATATATTGATGAACTTGAAAGATTAAATACAACTGATTTTATCTATTTTGTTTCATCTTCTTTTTTTAGAAGATATGGAATGACAGAAGAGTTTAAAAAAGCTTTAGAAATAGATATTGCAGAGTTAGAAAGTGAGGAATATCGAAATATGCATCGTTTGGTTTTCAATAAAATCAATTCAAGACTTCCAGAAA
The nucleotide sequence above comes from Aureibaculum algae. Encoded proteins:
- the tcmP gene encoding three-Cys-motif partner protein TcmP is translated as MSAKNIHSEPFDGGTITKLEIFEDYAQAWIPTFLPQAHFGEIHIFDFFSGPGYDSNNIAGSPIRLLTKINEHLGNILRTKTKIVLHFNEFEPNRKAQNKFELLKKNCEDFISQNPKFKYFLTVNYYNEDAGDLFFKLIPTIKEYPSLVYLDQNGVKFISQEYIDELERLNTTDFIYFVSSSFFRRYGMTEEFKKALEIDIAELESEEYRNMHRLVFNKINSRLPEKSELKLFPFSIKKNRNIYGIIFGAKNYAAVDKFLKIAWKRNNLNGEADFDIDEDKSKIQLDMFEGQKLTKVEKFKNELESKLLNRKTVTNKTVLMYTYSNGHIPQHAVDLLKLMKKQGKLEYDGKSPFLNYVNVFRKDNIVTYKIISK